A single region of the Podospora pseudopauciseta strain CBS 411.78 chromosome 1, whole genome shotgun sequence genome encodes:
- a CDS encoding hypothetical protein (COG:S; EggNog:ENOG503P4RI) has protein sequence MSNLAMPAAQQRRTAAAAAADSAPGANSNTTTDYATHVTGSTTTSPARSRAQTPRYVDNPPPYSSKTATTTAVSTAISAEPITHPSVTADHHHHHQLLRAVTQSSGPVPPSSGQTQSTSVLRPRVAVVLGISTPWQILLYISRLGSIVPGLWLGLPCVLRLVYMIFSILVTNHVVVGNGQHGFSFGRLSKPSSAVSCTSPPSAPTTEVPPTRIPTTGFDIPFETSLRITETLLATIWCVASSYLSFFFTDCLMSRWLLNYTPQATIVRLLAISALNGWCTWGVLYLTGGSEDPRLLLPGWIVISTTLTLLYHLTQRKINIRKETRASISAFSIASFTSMVALLAQLHSNRTDYPDIPLVTFLSQVWGVITGLALKIMEYGNVTRDL, from the exons ATGTCCAACCTCGCAATGCCAGCCGCGCAGCAGCGccgaacagcagcagcagcagcagcggatAGCGCACCAGGCGcaaacagcaacaccaccaccgattATGCCACTCATGTCACCGGCTCGacgaccacctcccccgcccgcTCAAGGGCGCAAACTCCTCGATATGTCGACAACCCGCCTCCATACAGCAGCAAGACTGCGACAACCACGGCTGTCTCAACAGCCATATCAGCCGAGCCCATAACCCACCCCTCCGTCACCGccgatcaccaccaccaccaccagctcctccgaGCCGTCACCCAATCCTCCGGCCCTGTTCCCCCCTCGTCCGGGCAAACCCAATCCACGTCCGTCCTCCGACCCCGCGTCGCCGTAGTCTTGGGCATCTCAACCCCATGGCAGATTCTCCTCTACATCAGCCGCCTCGGCTCGATCGTTCCGGGATTATGGCTCGGCCTACCATGCGTCCTCCGCCTCGTCTACATGATCTTTTCCATTCTGGTCACCAACCATGTCGTTGTTGGGAACGGACAGCACGGGTTCTCTTTTGGGAGGTTATCTAAGCCTTCTTCTGCCGTTTCCTGcacctcacccccttctgCCCCCACGACAGAGGTACCGCCAACGAGGATACCAACCACGGGGTTTGACATTCCCTTTGAGACCAGCCTGAGGATAACAGAAACGCTGCTCGCTACCATTTGG TGCGTAGCCTCCTCctacctctccttcttcttcaccgacTGCCTCATGTCCCGCTGGCTCCTGAACTACACCCCCCAAGCCACCATCGtccgcctcctcgccatATCAGCCCTAAACGGCTGGTGCACATGGGGAGTCCTCTACCTAACCGGCGGCTCCGAGGATCCCCGTCTGCTGCTACCAGGCTGGATAGTGATATCTACT accctcaccctcctctacCACCTAACCCAACGCAAAATCAACATCCGCAAGGAAACCCGCGCCTCCATCTCAGCCTTCTCCAtcgcctccttcacctccatggtcgccctcctcgcccagctGCACTCCAACCGCACCGACTATCCCGACATCCCGCTCGTCACTTTTCTGTCGCAGGTCTGGGGGGTCATCACGGGGCTGGCGCTGAAGATTATGGAGTATGGGAATGTGACGAGGGATCTTTAA
- a CDS encoding hypothetical protein (COG:S; EggNog:ENOG503NXCN), with translation MATWSGQRTRLTMLLHIILFTSLSKAAKVMFTTGTDVDGVTRDLAANRYPALYTGDYGDCMGGNSLFSISKFDAAYYADNMTIVLHMDGTSSLRNESLMMRIAVDAYGENRFDKIVNPCSLNIASLCPVLPDVPFRAWVEIRVGPQQIGGIPDIAYEIPDFEGTTRVQIFAGSGQQEAGCFQAAMQNGKSLSHAYVIAPFMGLFTMVAIIASFSTAAYGISVPHMRMHHAHSLSVFIVFETFQTIFFSGALSVKWPSILVAWWSNFAWSAGFIYAPPFVQSINSFAGVQGKLGHVDGSGPIIINRGEHLVDKIYGRSLMTRGSFNATDPWRYEWGGDPVAPGLPLPGTWSGFPATLAAIGIPAADAFVSGLLWFLIAVALVMFAVIGVKILFDGLAKARLVKEDRLAYFRSYWVGFLGHALLRTLVIGFFMLMTLAIFQFKIRGSVGAIAVAAVVFFVVLIGVTSLVAYGVWCRTRYGTFTITKDRAVFYRSTWRVSIILETRIKEHNLEVKPFLSIPVYRLRHNNHDDDYPTVHLDQLYVKRFAWLTARYRRTRWWFFAYYIIYSFVRAAFIGGAGDVPLVQVYGVLALDIVNLAISAFSKPFEGTRNTAMGIWILGLCKILTTGISIAFLPQLKVNRIITTALGVIIIVIQGFTTVALIVLIILSALSSRLSLLRNQEEFTPRWLDKVRIRYFEKMQTKAQDRWKPPRGLVLKDDEIKGPTTPPSPHFSVTGVRRGSKIEDDFDGSTVYNSQQSLRGKGRDQSLTEQPRGRHSQAGSARSRLSTGSLPRTGRASRMSWSSRECADPALLERPDSTLAKRLSGITFTVTPDDGSSMMTRDNARVSAESTTSHVRPQASYRSFRSQSTSRASSIHEKASTPTPTRETFGLPALTRPSTLPEAAEPDE, from the exons ATGGCAACATGGAGTGGCCAACGGACACGCCTTACAATGCTGTTGCATATCATCCTATTCACGTCTCTGTCGAAGGCTGCTAAGGTCATGTTCACGACAGGGACAGATGTTGATGGTGTAACACGAGACCTCGCTGCAAATCGGTATCCAGCTCTCTATACTGGTGATTATGGCGACTGCATGGGCGGAAACAGTCTATTCAGCATCAGCAAATTTGATGCTGCGTATTATGCCGACAACATGACGATAGTGCTTCATATGGACGGCACTAGCAGTTTGAGGAACGAGTCCCTGATGATGCGCATTGCTGTTGACGCATATGGCGAGAACCGATTTGATAAGATCGTGAATCCTTGCAGCCTCAACATTGCTAG TCTATGTCCTGTTCTTCCTGATGTGCCATTCCGAGCCTGGGTAGAAATTCGTGTTGGCCCACAGCAGATAGGGGGCATACCTGACATTGCTTACGAGATACCCGATTTCGAAGGCACGACTCGAGTGCAAATCTTTGCCGGCTCTGGTCAACAAGAGGCTGGATGTTTCCAAGCTGCCATGCAGAACGGGAAGAGTCTTTCGCACGCGTATGTTATTGCGCCCTTCATGGGCCTTTTCACAATggtcgccatcatcgcctcCTTTTCCACTGCGGCATACGGAATAAGCGTCCCTCACATGAGGATGCACCACGCTCATTCGCTCTCGGTCTTCATCGTATTCGAAACCTTCCAGACGATATTCTTCTCGGGGGCACTTTCTGTCAAGTGGCCATCGATCCTCGTTGCATGGTGGTCAAACTTTGCCTGGTCCGCTGGCTTCATCTACGCGCCCCCTTTTGTGCAGTCGATCAACTCTTTTGCAGGCGTCCAGGGGAAGCTAGGGCACGTCGATGGTTCCGGTCCTATCATTATCAACAGAGGAGAGCATTTAGTTGACAAGATCTATGGGCGATCTCTGATGACCAGGGGCTCGTTCAACGCCACTGATCCTTGGCGGTATGAATGGGGTGGTGATCCAGTAGCCCCTGGGTTACCACTTCCAGGCACTTGGAGTGGCTTTCCTGCAACGCTGGCGGCCATTGGAATTCCAGCTGCGGATGCCTTTGTGTCCGGCTTGCTTTGGTTTCTGATAGCCGTCGCTCTGGTCATGTTTGCCGTCATTGGTGTCAAGATCTTGTTTGATGGTCTCGCGAAAGCGAGGCTGGTCAAAGAGGATAGGCTTGCCTACTTTCGCAGCTACTGGGTCGGATTCCTCGGCCATGCTCTGTTACGAACACTGGTCATTGGGTTCTTCATGCTTATGACCCTGGCTATTTTCCAGTTCAAAATTCGGGGCTCTGTTGGCGCGATAGCAGTTGCGGCTGTGGTGTTCTTCGTTGTTTTGATAGGGGTGACGTCGCTAGTGGCGTATGGGGTCTGGTGTCGAACTCGATACGGTACTTTCACCATCACGAAGGACCGGGCTGTTTTCTACCGATCAACGTGGCGTGTTTCAATAATTTTGGAGACCAGGATAAAGGAGCACAACTTGGAGGTCAAGCCTTTCCTCAGCATCCCAGTCTACCGCCTTCGACACAATaaccacgacgacgactaCCCTACCGTCCATCTAGATCAGCTGTACGTTAAGAGATTTGCATGGCTCACAGCGCGCTACAGACGCACACGGTGGTGGTTCTTTGCTTACTACATTATATATTCATTTGTTCGAGCAGCTTTCAtaggaggagctggggacGTTCCTCTTGTGCAGGTTTACGGTGTACTGGCGCTTGACATAGTCAACCTTGCCATCAGCGCTTTCTCAAAACCCTTCGAAGGAACTCGAAACACGGCTATGGGTATCTGGATACTCGGCCTTTGCAAGATATTGACCACCGGCATCTCGATTGCTTTTCTTCCTCAGCTCAAAGTCAACCGTATTATCACGACTGCGCTCGGGGTAATCATCATTGTGATCCAGGGCTTCACTACCGTTGCCTTGATCGTCTTGATTATCTTGAGCGCCCTTTCTTCGAGGCTTTCGCTACTACGGAATCAAGAAGAGTTCACGCCACGATGGCTCGACAAGGTTCGCATCCGTTATTTTGAAAAGATGCAGACAAAGGCACAAGACAGATGGAAACCCCCCAGGGGACTGGTCTtgaaggatgatgagatAAAAggaccaacaacaccgccatcGCCACACTTTTCCGTCACTGGTGTTCGACGTGGCTCTAAGATCGAAGATGACTTTGACGGCAGCACTGTATACAATTCGCAACAGTCGCTCCGGGGAAAAGGACGCGACCAATCCTTGACCGAGCAGCCTCGTGGCCGTCACAGCCAGGCTGGTAGTGCCAGATCTCGGCTGAGTACGGGGAGTCTGCCTCGGACGGGTCGTGCGAGTCGCATGTCGTGGTCTTCAAGAGAGTGTGCGGATCCGGCTTTGCTAGAGCGGCCGGATAGTACTCTCGCCAAACGGTTGAGTGGAATCACTTTTACCGTTACACCAGACGATGGCAGTAGCATGATGACCAGGGACAATGCCAGGGTGTCGGCTGAATCGACCACCTCTCACGTCCGACCGCAAGCCAGCTACCGCAGCTTCAGGTCACAGTCCACGTCGAGGGCGTCGAGTATCCATGAGAAGGCCAGCACTCCGACACCGACCCGGGAGACGTTTGGGTTGCCGGCGCTCACTCGTCCATCGACATTGCCAGAGGCTGCGGAACCAGACGAGTAG
- a CDS encoding hypothetical protein (EggNog:ENOG503NVIC; COG:E) — protein sequence MAEPRRENSGPVGPPLLDLTIDNITPNTIRINSQSDDQRLTYLLSRLVTHLHDFARETRLSTDEWMAGLEFLIACGKICSEVRNEFILLSDTLGLSLLLDNINHPKPAGATEGSVLGPFHTHDAPLLENGASMTSDPAGEPMLAVCTVRDTAGNPIEGIKIDIWETDSSGHYDVQHSDRNEPSERCVMLSDEEGRFWFKGLKPVSYPIPHDGPVGKLLERLGRHPWRPAHIHFMFEKEGWDKLITALYLKGDPYETSDAVFGVKKSLVIELGKVDKETAEKYGVEEGTWLLKHDFVLTTQKDTEKLRDDLAKEALAKLGLHNLKLVDHLPVPDLD from the exons ATGGCGGAACCGCGCAGAGAAAACTCCGGCCCTGTCGGCCCGCCGCTTTTGGACTTGACGATTGACAACATCACGCCGAATACCATCAGGATTAACAGCCAGTCGGACGACCAGCGGTTGACGTATTTGCTGTCGAGACTGGTGACGCACCTGCATGACTTTGCGAGGGAGACGCGGCTGAGCACGGACGAGTGGATGGCCGGGCTGGAGTTTTTGATTGCTTGTGGGAAGATCTGCAGCGAGGTGCGGAAT GaattcatcctcctctccgacaccctcggcctctccctcctcctcgacaacatcaaccaccccaaaccCGCCGGCGCGACCGAGGGCTCCGTCCTCGGCCCCTTCCACACCCACGATGCGCCCCTCCTCGAGAACGGCGCCTCGATGACCTCCGACCCGGCGGGTGAGCCGATGCTTGCCGTTTGTACCGTCAGAGACACGGCTGGGAACCCCATTGAGGGCATCAAGATTGATATCTGGGAGACGGACAGCAGCGGGCATTATGACGTCCAACACAGCGACCGGAACGAGCCGAGCGAGAGGTGCGTCATGctgagtgatgaggagggccGGTTCTGGTTCAAGGGGTTGAAGCCGGTGAGCTACCCAATCCCGCATGATGGGCCGGTGGGGAAGCTGCTGGAGAGGCTGGGGAGACATCCGTGGAGGCCGGCGCATATTCACTTCatgtttgagaaggagggttGGGATAAGTTGATCAC GGCACTGTACCTTAAGGGGGACCCCTACGAGACCTCGGATGCCGTCTTTGGCGTCAAAAAGAGCCTCGTTATCGAGCTTGGCAAGGTAGACAAGGAGACAGCGGAGAAATATGGGGTCGAGGAAGGCACATGGCTGCTCAAACATGACTTTGTGCTCACCACGCAAAAGGACACAGAGAAGCTGAGAGACGACCTGGCCAAGGAGGCGTTGGCAAAGTTGGGCTTGCATAATCTCAAGCTGGTGGATCATCTGCCTGTGCCAGATCTAGATTAA
- the EPT1 gene encoding Phosphotransferase (COG:I; EggNog:ENOG503NUD8), whose protein sequence is MVYVRQERLPALKQYKYSSVDHSLVSKYILKPFYTNVVIKLFPLSMAPNLITLTGFMFVVANFLTLLWYNPTLDQDCPSWVYYSWAAGLFLYQTFDAVDGTQARRTKQSGPLGELFDHGVDALNTSLEVLIFAASQNMGQSWKTVATLFASLLTFYVQTWDEYHTKTLTLGIVNGPVEGILILVGVYALTGYKGGASFWQQGMLAAVGIPQEILGLTIPEGVYNMNFTEWYMVQGTVVLVYNTVESARNVIRARRAKGDKSRYALVGLGPFFAAWGLIVAYLWLQPGILRGHLVPFALFAGLVNAYSVGQMITAHLVKLDFPYWNVMVIPLGFGVVDSLGPLLLKHSPIPGLGWPSALGDGVYQVAYMFCMLGMAVGVYGSFVVDVIVTICDYLDIWCLTIKHPYVPEEEDESNGELKKKN, encoded by the coding sequence ATGGTCTACGTCCGTCAAGAGCGGCTCCCGGCCCTCAAGCAATACAAGTACTCCTCGGTCGACCACTCCCTCGTCTCGAAATATATCCTCAAGCCCTTTTACACCAACGTCGTGATCAAACTGTTCCCCCTGTCCATGGCCCCCAACCTGATCACCCTGACGGGCTTCATGTTTGTCGTCGCCAACTTTTTGACCCTGCTCTGGTACAACCCCACGCTTGACCAAGACTGCCCGTCGTGGGTGTACTACTCCTGGGCTGCCGGCCTCTTCCTCTACCAGACCTTTGACGCGGTCGACGGGACCCAGGCAAGAAGGACGAAGCAGTCTGGCCCGCTAGGCGAGCTGTTCGATCACGGCGTTGACGCGCTGAACACGAGCTTGGAGGTGCTGATTTTTGCGGCGTCGCAGAACATGGGGCAGTCTTGGAAGACGGTCGCGACGCTGTTTGCGAGCTTGTTGACGTTTTATGTCCAGACCTGGGATGAGTACCACACCAAGACTCTGACGCTCGGGATTGTCAACGGGCCAGTGGAGGGGATTTTAATTCTGGTGGGAGTGTATGCCTTGACGGGTTACAAGGGGGGGGCGAGTTTCTGGCAGCAGGGGATGCTGGCTGCTGTCGGGATCCCGCAGGAGATTTTGGGCCTGACGATCCCGGAGGGGGTTTATAACATGAACTTTACCGAGTGGTACATGGTTCAGGGAACGGTTGTGTTGGTTTACAACACTGTCGAGTCGGCGAGGAATGTGAttcgggcgaggagggcgaagGGGGACAAGTCGCGGTATGCTCTGGTCGGGCTGGGACCATTCTTCGCGGCATGGGGGCTGATTGTGGCTTATCTGTGGTTGCAGCCggggattttgagggggcATTTGGTTCCTTTTGCGCTGTTTGCCGGGTTGGTGAATGCGTATAGCGTGGGACAGATGATCACGGCGCATTTGGTCAAGTTGGATTTCCCCTACTGGAACGTCATGGTCATCCCTCTGGgctttggggtggtggattcGCTGGGGCCGTTGCTGCTGAAGCATAGCCCTATTCCTGGCCTGGGGTGGCCGAGTGCCCTCGGGGATGGGGTGTATCAGGTTGCGTACATGTTCTGCATGCTGGGGATGGCGGTTGGTGTGTATGGGAGTTTTGTGGTGGATGTGATTGTGACGATTTGCGACTACTTGGACATTTGGTGCTTGACGATTAAGCACCCGTATGttcctgaggaggaggacgagagcAACggggagttgaagaagaagaattga
- the SUI1 gene encoding Eukaryotic translation initiation factor eIF-1 (EggNog:ENOG503P3DF; COG:J) — MSTEIENLKTYDPFAEADEDSGKTKQTQEYIHIRIQQRNGRKTLTTVQGIPSKFDHKKILKVVKKEFACNGTIISDTEMGEVIQLQGDQRTKIKEFLTDKESGLGLDDKTIKVHGF; from the exons ATGTCCACCGAAATCGAAAACCTCAAGACCTACG ATCCCTTCGCCGAAGCCGACGAGGACTCGGGCAAGACCAAACAGACCCAGGAGTATATCCATATCCGCATTCAGC AGCGTAATGGACGTAAGACTCTGACCACCGTTCAGGGTATTCCGAGCAAGTTCGACCACAAGAAGATTCTTAAGGTTGTCAAGAAAGAGTTCGCTTGCAATGGCACCATCATCAGTGACACCGAGATGGGCGAGGTGATCCAGCTCCAGGGTGATCAGCGtaccaagatcaaggagttCCTCACTGATAAGGAGAGTGGCCTTGGCCTCGATGACAAGACCATCAAG GTGCACGGCTTCTAA
- the YAP3 gene encoding AP-1-like transcription factor (COG:K; EggNog:ENOG503NXPQ), whose amino-acid sequence MDFTHTAYFGGSQPYQFMGIPPPLTPAHSTSVASDDFNTTSPPEVYEQYPNGIPHEQFQNFDNYVQFNPAQTFPGPPTPPGQAPIPAPVQPGPINGAVPQARPPTVEILPLSTIDFDEQSRRQQGSNSEEDDLTPAQSRRKAQNRAAQRAFRERKERHVKDLENRLQQTEQREQETATENERLKKELQQKMTELEILRATSNANGGGSPGRNSASPVVTGPMSYNPTDFYSNVLQNHANKTPSHRIVTSDSGERLLAAGATWELIISHDLFRRGLVDIGAVSERIKPLAKCDGQGPVFEERAILMAIEQSVASGSDELL is encoded by the exons ATGGATTTCACACATACCGCGTACTTTGGTGGCTCTCAGCCCTACCAATTCATGGGgatccctcctcccctcactCCGGCGCATTCCACATCGGTCGCGTCGGACgacttcaacaccacctcacctccg GAGGTCTACGAGCAATATCCCAACGGCATCCCTCATGAGCAGTTCCAGAACTTCGACAACTACGTCCAATTCAATCCTGCGCAGACCTTCCCGGGTCCACCCACGCCGCCGGGTCAGGCTCCCATTCCTGCACCTGTGCAGCCAGGCCCCATCAATGGCGCCGTCCCGCAGGCGCGGCCCCCTACTGTTGAGATCCTGCCTCTCTCCACGATAGACTTTGACGAGCAGAGCCGTCGGCAACAAGGGTCCAATTCGGAAGAGGATGACCTGACCCCAGCCCAGTCGAGGCGCAAAGCTCAAAACCGTGCAGC CCAACGAGCCTTCCGCGAGCGCAAGGAACGCCACGTCAAGGACCTCGAAAACCGCCTGCAACAAACCGAGCAAAGGGAGCAGGAGACGGCGACCGAGAATGAGCGCCTGAAGAAGGAACTGCAGCAGAAGATGACCGAGCTCGAGATCCTGCGGGCGACATCCAATGCTAATGGCGGTGGGTCGCCCGGCAGGAACAGCGCCTCACCAGTCGTGACAGGTCCCATGTCGTACAACCCAACCGACTTTTACTCCAACGTCCTCCAGAACCACGCCAACAAGACTCCAAGCCACAGGATAGTGACCAGTGACAGCGGCGAACGTCTTCTCGCTGCAGGCGCAACGTGGGAGTTAATCATCAGCCATGATCTCTTCCGGCGTGGACTGGTTGATATCGGAGCAGTCAGCGAACGGATCAAGCCTCTGGCCAAGTGCGATGGCCAAGGCCCGGTGTTTGAGGAAAGGGCCATTCTCATGGCCATCGAGCAGAGTGTGGCCAGTGGGAGCGACGAGCTTCTTTGA
- the TRM44 gene encoding tRNA(Ser) Um(44) 2'-O-methyltransferase (EggNog:ENOG503NUA3; COG:S; BUSCO:EOG092614DJ) yields the protein MAFRPEELALDAPPVIFEDAGHSSGNTHTTPTKATWRPLYRHECAFGPPVFDSVMDNLIRNPNINSTWLFRADILHDAQDGAANPATPVDEADSLAFVADIPSFVGFELQRHVIRKLIPRNTLRDKPLDQTCLIYKSNPGGEAVERTLVIYLPHVSTPSDMPFYHPVVKGIAFVHEWTPAESCGSISLSYLFFDEQDRTVDKLIRTAFQLLMVIHKHGKGRVQGYQKRVHHDVLLPQARVQDTYTKLKQKHARSLIKGWAEQTDPEKHIFEDICIAAFMIELWRDMYGEGPFPGFVDVGCGNGLLVHILNQEGFSGWGFDARSRTSWASYSTRVRSLSGEEQDSLRELVLLPTYVSRGGSGDGFDEQKAHDGVFPKGTFIISNHADELTPWTPILAAVSDCPFISIPCCSHDLSGKLFRASPPKDKTKADSTYSSFVGWVSEIAAECGWEVEQEMLRIPSTRNAAIVGRKRTGDISSVDIPALVHKYGGTAGYFDAVVRLMKQPPSTHEHEANDTGPSVGKKSKGKKPKQKQHKAG from the coding sequence ATGGCATTCAGGCCGGAAGAGTTGGCGCTTGACGCACCACCCGTCATCTTCGAGGATGCCGGTCACAGCAGCggcaacacacacaccaccccaacaaaGGCAACATGGCGACCCTTGTACCGCCACGAGTGTGCGTTTGGGCCTCCGGTGTTTGACAGTGTCATGGACAACTTGATCCGAAATCCAAACATCAACTCGACATGGCTCTTCCGTGCGGATATCCTGCACGACGCACAGGATGGTGCCGCCAACCCGGCAACCCCAGTCGACGAGGCTGATAGCCTGGCCTTCGTGGCCGACATTCCCTCCTTTGTCGGCTTTGAGCTCCAGCGGCATGTCATCCGCAAGCTCATACCAAGAAACACCCTCAGAGACAAGCCTCTTGACCAGACTTGCCTCATCTACAAGAGCAACCCTGGTGGGGAGGCTGTTGAGCGGACTCTCGTCATCTACCTCCCGCATGTATCCACGCCCTCGGATATGCCCTTCTACCACCCAGTAGTCAAGGGCATAGCATTTGTTCACGAATGGACGCCGGCAGAGTCCTGCGggtccatctccctctcttaccttttctttgacGAGCAGGACCGAACCGTTGACAAGCTCATACGGACCGCTTTCCAGCTGCTCATGGTCATTCACAAGCACGGCAAGGGCCGGGTTCAGGGCTATCAGAAGAGAGTCCATCACGATGTGTTGCTTCCTCAAGCGCGGGTGCAAGACACGTACACCAAGTTGAAACAAAAGCATGCGAGAAGTCTCATCAAGGGTTGGGCGGAGCAGACGGATCCCGAAAAACACATCTTTGAGGACATTTGTATCGCAGCTTTCATGATCGAGCTGTGGAGGGACATGTATGGCGAGGGACCGTTTCCTGGATTCGTTGATGTCGGCTGCGGGAATGGGCTGCTCGTCCACATTCTAAATCAAGAAGGGTTTTCCGGTTGGGGCTTCGATGCTAGGTCACGAACGTCGTGGGCGTCGTACAGCACCAGAGTCAGGTCGTTgtcgggggaggagcaagaTTCACTTCGTGAGCTGGTTTTGCTGCCGACATATGTCAGCAGAGGCGGGTCCGGTGATGGCTTTGACGAACAAAAGGCCCATGATGGCGTCTTTCCAAAAGGGACATTTATCATCTCCAACCACGCCGACGAGCTGACGCCTTGGACGCCTATCCTTGCGGCTGTCTCCGACTGTCCGTTCATTTCTATCCCTTGCTGCAGCCATGATCTCAGCGGAAAGCTGTTCCGAGCATCGCCACCAAAGGACAAGACCAAGGCCGACTCGACCTACTCGTCGTTCGTGGGATGGGTGTCAGAGATAGCAGCTGAATGCGGCTGGGAGGTTGAGCAGGAAATGCTCCGGATCCCATCTACACGCAACGCAGCGATCGTTGGACGTAAGCGGACTGGAGATATCTCTTCGGTCGATATCCCAGCCTTGGTGCACAAATACGGCGGCACCGCTGGTTACTTCGATGCTGTGGTTCGACTGATGAAGCAGCCACCGTCAACCCACGAGCACGAAGCCAACGACACTGGCCCGTCGGTTGGGAAAAAGTCAAAGGGCAAAAAGCCGAAACAAAAACAGCACAAAGCCGGTTGA
- a CDS encoding hypothetical protein (EggNog:ENOG503P4A7), which yields MASVSRLGLGARGVLSSQASARISPRVVRVAPTCSFSTSAALARSVRRANRAPARDEIRSPSAQIAQQKLNQKVTSNAINVIFPGTFVRPPWDQWPKDFSSRFAFFRTWVTVKAREAATKFAMVHSSRPRFFKRAALKTSNPLAILTAKGLHRSMMEALASGDKDTIRKVCASKLALPLQATIDNRPKDKLMAWELVEYTKTWFYPTVLSHKLSPIEKSKDAPIIEQVVVAISSKQRRYQYVLGADGERKKLAGTEKEMDIIENIVIGCVVDPHTWQRDEWRIVGSMKATDPNEWKEEERLVKMVEHSEAMKR from the exons ATGGCTTCAGTATCTAGGTTAGGACTCGGTGCCCGGGGGGTGTTGTCATCACAGGCCTCCGCTAGGATATCACCACGCGTGGTACGCGTCGCGCCAACATGTTCCTTCAGTACATCCGCTGCACTCGCCAGAAGCGTCAGGAGAGCGAACAGGGCGCCGGCGCGCGACGAGATCCGTTCCCCCTCTGCTCAAATCGCCCAACAAAAACTCAATCAAAAGGTGACATCAAATGCCATCAATGTCATCTTTCCAG GCACCTTTGTCCGCCCTCCATGGGACCAATGGCCCAAGGACTTCTCGTCCAGATTCGCCTTCTTCCGGACCTGGGTCACTGTCAAGGCCAGAGAGGCGGCGACCAAGTTCGCCATGGTTCATTCCTCGAGGCCCCGGTTCTTCAAGCGTGCCGCTCTCAAAACCAGCAACCCGCTCGCGATTCTGACAGCAAAGGGCCTCCACCGCTCCATGATGGAAGCCCTCGCCAGCGGCGACAAGGACACAATCCGCAAGGTTTGCGCCAGCAAGCTGGCTCTGCCTCTGCAGGCTACCATCGACAATCGTCCCAAGGACAAGCTGATGGCatgggagctggtggagtATACCAAGACGTGGTTTTATCCTACTGTTCTTTCGCACAAGCTCTCTCCCATCGAGAAGAGCAAGGATGCGCCCATCATTGAgcaagtggtggtggccattTCTAGCAAGCAGCGTCGGTATCAGTATGTTCTCGGGGCTGATGGGGAGCGCAAGAAGCTGGCTGGAAcagagaaggagatggataTTATTGAAAACATCGTCATTGGCTGTGTGGTTGACCCTCACACCTGGCAGCGTGATGAGTGGCGGATCGTTGGAAGCATGAAGGCGACGGATCCGAATGAGtggaaggaagaggaacGGCTGGTCAAGATGGTGGAGCATTCGGAGGCTATGAAGAGGTAG